The sequence TGCAACCGGCAGCGATTCATACACTTGAACATTTACTAGCGGTGCACATTCGTAAGCATGCTGAAAAATACGCTCATTTTGATATTATCGATATTTCTCCGATGGGATGTCAAACGGGGTATTATTTAGTCGTTAGTGGCACGCCAACAGTCGAAGAAATTATTGATTTGCTTGAGGCGACGATGAATGAGGCATTGACGGTTACAGAAGTGCCAGCTGCAACGGAAAAAGAGTGCGGTCAAGCGAAATTGCACGATTTAGAAGGAGCTAAGCGACTTATGCGATATTGGCTATCGCAGCCAAAGGAAGAATTGAAAAAGGTGTTCAGTTAAAAAATAAAGGTTCAGGCGCGCTATACGTCTGGGCCTTTATTTTTTCAGTTGGCAATTTATCAACTATGCTTTCGAAGCGGTCACTACCAATACAATGATGGTTACATGTCTCTCTACATTGTTCATGCAAAAACGTATCATTTTCCAAATTTTTTTTGTTTGCTATAATGAAAGAGGGGGAAGTTTATAATCGAGGAGGGAATTAGTGTGAAAGAAAAATTAATTGATATTGTCAACAAACAAATTGCAAACTGGAACGTGTTATATGTAAAATTACACAACTACCATTGGTATGTGAAAGGGCCGCAGTTTTTTACGTTGCATACAAAATTTGAAGAGTTGTACAATGAAGCGGCACTACATATTGATGAGTTAGCAGAACGTTTATTAGCATTAGGTGGAAAACCGCTAGCAACGATGAAAGATTATTTAGCGGTAGCATCCGTACATGAAGCAAAAGGAAATGAAACGGCGGAAGAAATGGTAGCGGAAATTGTTCGCGATTTTGAAACGATGATTAAAGAATTGAAAGCTGGCATGGACTACGCCGGAGAAATTGGAGATGAAACAACAGGCGATATGCTTTTAGGCATTCATCAAAGTTTAGAAAAACATGTATGGATGCTCAAATCGTTTCTCGGATAAGGTGGGAGTGGCCCCACCTTATTTGCATGTTCAGTCGCAGATGAGTGCTTTTGTTGCATGAAAATAAATGAATCGACTCACACTAACTGTAACAAACGAAAAAGAGGTGGGTCGATGAAAAAAACGTATTATGTTTCGGTGGCACGTGGTGAGATTTCACAAGTGAAAACGGCTTCCCCATGGGAATTTCGCATTGAAGCGACGGATGAAGAAATCATTCAATTACGGGAGTATTTTGATGAAATGTATTCATCCGATTGGCAATCGTTTTGGCGTGCACATGTGCCATATGTGCAATATCATTATGATCGGCCGAACGACGGGTATGACAACGCAATGAAAAAAGTGTATGAAATGATTTATGAACTTGGCGATGAGGAAGCGAAACAACAAATTGAAACGATGGGTGTCATACAGTTATAAAAGCTGTCGACTACTTCACTGTGTGGTACAATGAAGAAAACATACAGTTGAGGGTAGACGGTGATGATTGTATTTCAAGATTACTACGGATACAACGTTCGACTTTCTTTTTCTGACCATCCTTTCTCGAAGCAACCGAAACATGTTTTCGTTATTTGTCGGTACGGTGGTCGTTGGTTATTGACAAATCACGCTGTACGTGGCTTGGAGTTTCCGGGTGGCAAAGTAGAAGAGGGAGAGACGGCAGAAGAGGCAGCTATTCGTGAAGTAAGGGAAGAAACGGGAGGGGTCGTTGAAAAGATCACGTACATTGGACAGTATGAAGTCAACTGTCCGAATGAAACGATTGTAAAAAATATTTACTTTGCCCATGTTAAATCTTTGGAACAAAGGGAGTCGTATTTTGAAACAAATGGTCCTGTGCTCATTGAGCATATGCCAGATGACATAGCGAAAGATGAACGATTTAGTTTTATTATGAAAGATGGCGTATGGACATATACAAAACAAGAGTTAAAGCGGCGGGGAATGTTGTAAAACCCCACCGCTTTTTGACGTGTGGGGTTATGCGCGTTTTATTAATTTTTTTTCAAACCAACTGACAAGCTGGTACATGATGCTAGAGAGTAAAGCAATCATAAGCAAACTTAATAAAACGAGCGTAAAGTTAAACACTTGGAAGCCGTAAATAATCATATAGCCGAGCCCTTGTTTTGAGACGAGAAATTCACCAACGATGACACCAACCCAAGATAGACCAACGTTTACTTTTAACGTTGAAATGATTGTTGGGAAGGAGGCAGGTAAAATGGCCTCTGTAAACCACTGTCGTTTCGTTGCTCCGAATGTTCGAAGCACTTTTATATAGTTTGCATCGACTTCTTTAAATGAGGTGTAAACGACAATCGTTGTAATGATGATCGAAATGATCGCTCCCATTGCGACGATCGATGTCATATTCGGTCCGAGTGCGACGATTAAAATCGGACCGAGCGCTACTTTTGGCATCGCGTTTAAAATGACTAAATACGGATCAACGATTTTTGAGATGCGCGGAAACCACCAAAGTATTGCTGCAAAACAAACGCCGATCATCGTTCCGGTGATAAAGCCCAGCACCGTCTCTGTTAATGTGACGGTCGTGTGTGTTAGCAATGTATGATCGCGTATTTTGGCGATAAACAAATGCCAAATGGAAGACGGGGAGCTAAATAATAACGGATCAATCCGATGAAATCGGCTTGCGATTTCCCATAAACTAAAAAACGTAATGACAATGATTACTTGAAAAAAACGGACGATTTGTTTTTCGCGTTTTTCATATGCCATATATTGATCATATATACGTTGCAACCACTCATGTTTGTTCAATGCTCTCTAACTCCTTCCAAATCATTTGAAAGAGCGGTGAAAAATCTGGATGTTGGCGGGCTTGAAACGGTGTACACGCTTTTAACGAATCTGGAACGGTAACGATTTTTTGAATTTTTCCCGGTCTTGCGGTAAATAAAACGATGCGGTCGCTCATCGCAATGGCTTCACCAATATCGTGCGTGACAAGAAGTGCTGTTTTTTGATACTGTTTTAACGTTTCCCATACAAGATCTTCTAGTTTGAGCTTTGTTTGATAATCAAGCGCTGAAAACGGCTCATCTAACAGTAATATTTTCGGATCCGTTGCAAGCGTGCGTACGAGTGCAGCGCGTTGGCGCATTCCTCCCGACAATTCATTAGGATAGCGGTCATCGACATCGCGCAGCCCGATTTGATGCAATAGGGCGAGTGTTTGTCTCCTTGTTTTCTCGCTATATTTTCCCATTAGCTTTAATCCAAGTGTCACGTTTTGTTCGATCGTCTTCCATGGGAACAAATAATCATGTTGTAGCATATATCCAATCGTTTGACGCATTGTTCTTATTTCTTTTCCTTCGATAAGCACACGTCCTTTTGTCGGTTCGATCAATCCTGCGATAATTGAAAGAAGCGTTGTTTTTCCACAGCCGCTTGGGCCGAGAAAGGAGACAAACTCTCCTCTCTCGACAGTTAGCGATAGATGATCAAGCGCCAATACGGCAGATTGCTTTGTGACGTAGGCGTGCATCACTTGATCAATCGTTAAAATGGGCATGATGTTCACCTACTTTTTTGCATGTTCAGCAAATGATGTATTGACTAAAATGGAGTGATCCACGTACGACGGTAATTCATTTGCTTCCTTCATCACGTTTTGGAGATTGTTCCATTCTTCTTCATCTAAAATCGGATCAGTTGCGTATGAACCTTGTTGTTTATAGCGATCGACGACTTTTTCAATGAGAGCGATATCTGTATTTTCAAAGTACGGTTGAATGACTGTTGCAATTTCTTTCGCATCATGTGTTTGTACCCATTGTTGTGCTCTATAAAGGGCACGCGTAAATTTTTCGATGACATCTTTATTTTTGTCGATAAAACTTTGTTTTGCCATAAATGTCGTATATGGGAGATGACCAGATTCCGTTCCGAATGAAGCGACAATATATCCTTTTCCTTCTTGTTCAAAAATGCTAGCAGTTGGCTCAAATAGTTGGACGAAATCGCCTGTTCCGCTTGCAAATGCATTGGCAATATTTGCGAATTCAATATTTTGAATGAGGTTTAAATCTTTGTGCGGGTCAATTCCGTGTTGCTTCAAGACGTATTCTCCGACCATTTGCGGCATGCCGCCTTTTCTCTGTCCTAAAAATGTACTTCCTTTCAGTTGATCCCATGTAAAGTTGGCGATTGGTTTTCGTGAAACTAAAAATGTACCATCGGTCTGTGTCAATTGCGCGAAATTGATGATCGGATCAACAGCTCCTTGGCTATACACGTAAATGGACGTTTCGGAACCGACGAGCGCAATATCCGCTCCGTTTGATAAAAGTGTCGTCATCGTTTTATCGCCGCCCCACGTTGTATTTAGCTCAATATGAAGCCCTTCTTCAGCAAAAAAACCTTTTTCAATTGCCACGTATTGTGGAGCGTAAAAAATGGATCGAGTTACTTCTGCAACGCGTAACGTTTTTACATCATTTGATGAGCAGGCTGTAAGTAAAAACATTAAAATAATGAGCAAAAACCCCCATTTTCGCATGTGTTTCCCCTCTTTCCTGTCGTTTGCTTTATCGTATGCGCCTAATAAAAATGTGTGAATGATCTAAAAAGAAAACCGCCGAGCACATCCCCCGACGGTTTAATTAATTGAATGTAAGGCAATCAATTCATATGTAACGATCGTTGTCTCGTTTTCAAGAACAAGTTTTTTGACAACAGCTTGCCCTGTTGCTTCTCCGTGTTTTGTTCGTCTTACTTCTAATGGGACATCAAGCGGATATAAACGATAGCCTTCTTTTTGTAATACAAATAAGTTGTGTTCAATTCGTTTTTCTTTTCCATTTGTGACGATCATTGTTTGTACTTCTAACGGCATACCCATAGGATCACTCCATATTCCACATTTTTACCTTCATTGAAACACATTTATGACGATTACACAACTGCATTTCATATATTGATACTATATCATATAAATAAATCATATGATCTAGTGATAAATTTTATTGACAGGACAAAAATGTAAATGGTACGATGACAATAAGTTTGAAAGAGAGATGTTTGAATATTCATTTCTTTTTTGAACGAAGTGTTTACGTATGAGGGGAGTTTTTTATTGATGAAACAATTTCATTCATTTGGGTGGTATGCGGCTCGCATTGCCCCGTATTTGCCTGAGGAAGCGTTCCGTCCTGTTCCGTCTCGTCTGTTTGGTGGTCTTGCTTACATGCTCGTTTTAGTTAGCAGCATTGTCACGATTTCTTTATTTGATCTCCATTGGTTATGGAACGGATTGCTTTCAGTTGTTATTGGATTTTGTTTTGCTGGTTTAGGGTTTTTAGGACATGAAATTTTGCATGGAACAGTTGTCAAACGGGCGTGGCTTCGTGATTTGTTAGGAGGCATTGCATTTTTGCCACTTTGCACAGGTCCAAAGTTGTGGAGAAAATGGCATAACGCAACGCATCATGTGCATACACAACATGAGGAACTTGATCCGGATGCGTGGCCAACGATCAAACGTTTAGCTCAAAGTCGTTTCCTCCGTTGGGTTTATCGCATTCCGTTTCCGATTCGTGCGGCTTTTTCGTTCTTGTCTTTAGCAGGGATGTTTACAGTTCATTCGCTTCATATGCTTCTTCATTTTTGGAAGGATTTTGAAAAAGGAAATCGTCGTGCCGTATTCTGGCAATTTGTCTTAC comes from Anoxybacillus flavithermus and encodes:
- a CDS encoding ABC transporter substrate-binding protein, coding for MRKWGFLLIILMFLLTACSSNDVKTLRVAEVTRSIFYAPQYVAIEKGFFAEEGLHIELNTTWGGDKTMTTLLSNGADIALVGSETSIYVYSQGAVDPIINFAQLTQTDGTFLVSRKPIANFTWDQLKGSTFLGQRKGGMPQMVGEYVLKQHGIDPHKDLNLIQNIEFANIANAFASGTGDFVQLFEPTASIFEQEGKGYIVASFGTESGHLPYTTFMAKQSFIDKNKDVIEKFTRALYRAQQWVQTHDAKEIATVIQPYFENTDIALIEKVVDRYKQQGSYATDPILDEEEWNNLQNVMKEANELPSYVDHSILVNTSFAEHAKK
- a CDS encoding Dps family protein, which translates into the protein MKEKLIDIVNKQIANWNVLYVKLHNYHWYVKGPQFFTLHTKFEELYNEAALHIDELAERLLALGGKPLATMKDYLAVASVHEAKGNETAEEMVAEIVRDFETMIKELKAGMDYAGEIGDETTGDMLLGIHQSLEKHVWMLKSFLG
- a CDS encoding ABC transporter ATP-binding protein; amino-acid sequence: MPILTIDQVMHAYVTKQSAVLALDHLSLTVERGEFVSFLGPSGCGKTTLLSIIAGLIEPTKGRVLIEGKEIRTMRQTIGYMLQHDYLFPWKTIEQNVTLGLKLMGKYSEKTRRQTLALLHQIGLRDVDDRYPNELSGGMRQRAALVRTLATDPKILLLDEPFSALDYQTKLKLEDLVWETLKQYQKTALLVTHDIGEAIAMSDRIVLFTARPGKIQKIVTVPDSLKACTPFQARQHPDFSPLFQMIWKELESIEQT
- the ytkD gene encoding RNA deprotection pyrophosphohydrolase; protein product: MIVFQDYYGYNVRLSFSDHPFSKQPKHVFVICRYGGRWLLTNHAVRGLEFPGGKVEEGETAEEAAIREVREETGGVVEKITYIGQYEVNCPNETIVKNIYFAHVKSLEQRESYFETNGPVLIEHMPDDIAKDERFSFIMKDGVWTYTKQELKRRGML
- a CDS encoding S-ribosylhomocysteine lyase, with amino-acid sequence MPSVESFELDHCAVKAPYVRHCGVHQVGSDGVVNKFDIRFCQPNKEAMQPAAIHTLEHLLAVHIRKHAEKYAHFDIIDISPMGCQTGYYLVVSGTPTVEEIIDLLEATMNEALTVTEVPAATEKECGQAKLHDLEGAKRLMRYWLSQPKEELKKVFS
- a CDS encoding DUF2584 domain-containing protein encodes the protein MGMPLEVQTMIVTNGKEKRIEHNLFVLQKEGYRLYPLDVPLEVRRTKHGEATGQAVVKKLVLENETTIVTYELIALHSIN
- a CDS encoding fatty acid desaturase family protein produces the protein MKQFHSFGWYAARIAPYLPEEAFRPVPSRLFGGLAYMLVLVSSIVTISLFDLHWLWNGLLSVVIGFCFAGLGFLGHEILHGTVVKRAWLRDLLGGIAFLPLCTGPKLWRKWHNATHHVHTQHEELDPDAWPTIKRLAQSRFLRWVYRIPFPIRAAFSFLSLAGMFTVHSLHMLLHFWKDFEKGNRRAVFWQFVLPWSVWIGLLLMIGVEKWLFAFVLPLLIGNTIVMGYISTNHRLNPLVPVNDPLANSLTVIVPKWVDILHFNFSHHTEHHLFPAMSSKYYPLVKQYIKQLRPDRYYEMPMTKALIALWKTPRLYHEQTELIEPREGYVYGTLGYGLNIDDLSHKVKENVIGKMVKEK
- a CDS encoding ABC transporter permease, whose protein sequence is MNKHEWLQRIYDQYMAYEKREKQIVRFFQVIIVITFFSLWEIASRFHRIDPLLFSSPSSIWHLFIAKIRDHTLLTHTTVTLTETVLGFITGTMIGVCFAAILWWFPRISKIVDPYLVILNAMPKVALGPILIVALGPNMTSIVAMGAIISIIITTIVVYTSFKEVDANYIKVLRTFGATKRQWFTEAILPASFPTIISTLKVNVGLSWVGVIVGEFLVSKQGLGYMIIYGFQVFNFTLVLLSLLMIALLSSIMYQLVSWFEKKLIKRA